In Astatotilapia calliptera chromosome 23, fAstCal1.2, whole genome shotgun sequence, a genomic segment contains:
- the tgds gene encoding dTDP-D-glucose 4,6-dehydratase codes for MDFNRTVLVTGGSGFIGSHLVCSLVHRHPEWRIINLDNLDYCCSPRSLKSVENRTNYIFIRGDVCNPRLLNHIFSSKNIDVIFHLAAKTHVEASFESPSTFQQVNIEGTRVLLGAAHQARHQPQRFIYISTDEVYGASLHEVFDESSPVRPSNPYAATKAAAEYLVRSYWDQYKFPIIITRSNNIYGPRQYTEKVIPRFLTLLQMDKKCTIQGTLPKSRHFLFVSDAINAFLLLLEKGIVGEIYNVGTSCEIPIMQLARELVRMVKKVPESEVNDWLEFVPDRPRVDLRYPIKCEKLQQLGWRAEVSWTEGIRQTVKWYRDNPDFWSDISEDQPPIRREFENAATTVVPISSES; via the exons ATGGACTTCAACAGGACTGTTCTGGTGACTGGAGGCTCTGGATTCAT CGGCTCCCATCTGGTGTGCTCGCTGGTCCACAGACACCCGGAATGGAGAATTATCAACCTGGATAAT TTGGATTACTGCTGCAGCCCCAGGAGTCTGAAGAGCGTTGAAAACAGAACGAACTACATCTTTATCAGG GGGGATGTGTGTAACCCGCGGCTGCTGAACCACATCTTCAGTTCCAAAAACATCGACGTCATCTTTCACCTGGCTGCCAAAACTCACGTCG AGGCTTCCTTTGAATCCCCGTCCACTTTCCAGCAGGTCAACATTGAAGGGACCAGAGTTCTGCTGGGAGCGGCCCATCAGGCCCGACACCAGCCACAGCGCTTCATCTACATCAGCACCGATGAGGTGTACGGAGCCAGTCTGCATGAG GTGTTTGATGAGAGCAGCCCAGTGAGGCCCTCCAATCCGTACGCTGCTACTAAAGCTGCTGCAGAGTATCTGGTCAGATCGTACTGGGACCAGTACAAG TTTCCCATCATCATTACCAGGAGCAACAACATCTACGGGCCCAGGCAGTACACGGAGAAG GTCattccaaggttcctcaccctCTTACAGATGGACAAGAAATG CACTATCCAGGGAACCCTTCCAAAATCCcgccacttcctgtttgtcagTGATGCCATAAACGCCTTCCTGTTGCTTCTGGAGAAAGGGATTGTGGGAGAAATCTACAATGTGGGGACAAGCTGTGAGATTCCCATCATGCAGCTGGCGAGGGAACTTGTTAGGATG GTCAAGAAAGTGCCAGAATCTGAAGTAAATGATTGGCTTGAGTTTGTGCCTGACAG GCCGCGGGTCGACCTGCGTTACCCCATCAAGTGtgagaagctgcagcagctgggcTGGAGAGCTGAGGTGTCCTGGACTGAAGGCATCAGACAGACAG tgaaatGGTACCGAGACAACCCAGACTTCTGGTCAGACATCAGCGAAGACCAACCACCAATCAGGCGCGAGTTTGAAAATGCTGCCACCACAGTGGTCCCGATCAGCTCTGAATCTTGA
- the gpr180 gene encoding integral membrane protein GPR180 — protein sequence MSYLLATLAAVLLLTSEASGKTVTGLFKSEAARQQKGQFITKFMYQAGNGLLVCRVDSSTLAKERESRLLLYQDMDSELDNLSCSERLAKADVTITLSQEEHNQTIPRQSLPTAWQILYADRYTCQENVLIAGHADLDFTVLLFNADSAGNPLEHFSAEEAGLHSFYFLLLLAYFIACCIYIQPLYQALRKGGPMHTVLKVLTTALALQGCSALCNYIHLARYSRDGIGLPLMGSLAEFWDMVSQVSMLYMLLSLCMGWTLSRGRKPQSRPLQWEQSPASTAVAVGGVITQAVLLLWEQYSESESEHHSYHAQQSVAGLLLMALRVGLALLLASILYQIISTERSTLKRDFYLSFAKGCFLWFLCHPILVLMSVIFNEHQKEKVVTMGVILCQSISMVILYQLFLSRSLYWEVSSLSSVSLPLTMSRTNHRARY from the exons ATGTCGTACTTATTAGCCACACTTGCGGCTGTTTTGCTGCTCACTTCAGAGGCTTCCGGGAAAACTGTTACGGGACTTTTTAAGAGCGAAGCGGCGAGACAGCAGAAGGGCCAGTTCATCACTAAATTCATGTACCAAG CCGGCAACGGTCTGCTGGTGTGCCGGGTGGACAGCTCAACGCTGGCTAAAGAGAGAGAGTCCAGACTGCTGCTGTATCAGGATATGGACTCGGAGCTGGACAACCTCAGCTGCTCCGAGAGGCTCGCCAAAGCCGACGTGACCA TTACACTCAGTCAAGAAGAGCACAACCAGACGATCCCTCGGCAGTCTTTGCCCACAGCCTGGCAGATCCTATACGCTGACAGATATACATGTCAG GAAAACGTATTGATTGCCGGCCACGCTGATCTTGATTTCACTGTCCTGCTGTTTAATGCCGACTCGGCTGGAAACCCTCTGGAGCATTTCAGTGCAGAGGAGGCAG GCCTCCACAGTTTTTActtcctcctgctgctggcCTACTTCATCGCCTGCTGCATCTACATCCAGCCTCTGTACCAGGCTCTGAGGAAAGGAGGACCCATGCACACTGTCCTCAAAGTACTGACTACAGCGCTGGCTTTACAGGGCTGCTCTGCGCTCTGCAACTACATCCACCTGGCCAG GTATTCCAGAGATGGAATCGGTCTTCCACTGATGGGCAGCCTGGCTGAGT TCTGGGATATGGTGTCCCAGGTGTCCATGCTGTACATGTTGTTGAGTCTGTGTATGGGCTGGACCCTGAGCCGAGGCAGGAAGCCTCAGTCCCGACCTCTGCAGTGGGAACAGTCTCCGGCCTCCACGGCTGTAGCTGTTGGTGGAGTTATTACACAG gcggtgctgctgctgtgggagCAGTATTCAGAGTCGGAGAGTGAGCACCACAGCTATCACGCCCAGCAGAGTGTGGCCGGTCTCCTCCTCATGGCTCTGAGAGTGGGCCTGGCCCTCCTGCTGGCCTCCATCCTCTACCAGATCATCTCCACCGAGAGGAGCACCCTAAAGAGAGACTTCTACCTCAGCTTCGCCAAG GGATGCTTCCTGTGGTTCCTCTGTCATCCCATCCTCGTCCTCATGTCTGTGATCTTCAACGAGCATCAGAAGGAAAAG gtGGTGACCATGGGGGTGATCCTCTGCCAGTCCATCTCCATGGTCATCCTCTACCAGCTCTTCCTGTCTCGCTCTCTTTACTGGGAggtgtcctctctgtcctcagtcTCCCTGCCCCTCACCATGTCCAGAACGAACCACAGGGCGCGCTACTGA
- the smim11 gene encoding small integral membrane protein 11, with the protein MINWKALDNVPLLFYILALKTLLLCLGFAGVKIYQSKKAEAALKKQQAEKRRLAQQTQELIDNLKED; encoded by the exons ATGATTAACTGGAAG GCTTTGGACAACGTCCCCTTGCTTTTCTACATCTTAGCCCTGAAGACGCTGCTGCTGTGTCTGGGGTTTGCTGGGGTGAAGATCTACCAGAGTAAGAAAGCAGAGGCGGCCCTGAAGAAGCAGCAGGCTGAGAAGAGGAGGCTGGCCCAGCAGACGCAGGAGCTCATTGATAACCTGAAGGAAGACTGA